In a genomic window of Mycolicibacter heraklionensis:
- a CDS encoding recombinase family protein: MDTLVAMRCAIYTRISRDLTGEQVGADRQLKECRELADSGGHELVATYRDNDVSAYSGRARPDFEKLLDAMAAGDFSVLIVWHIDRLYRSMKDLERIIDVAEGGGIQIQTVSSGDLDLSTSAGRMIGRILGSVARQESEHHAERRKLANKEHALAGRWCSTGSRPFGYDKTGVPLEPEATMLRHAATDVLAGKSLHAVAREWNASGVTTVRGAQWTNLHVRRVLTNARLAALRVHRGEIIGQGAWEPIIDEGIWRGLWAFLRDPERRNAVAFERRHMLSGIARCGLCKGPLYVARPHGRDRPAAYVCRRPGAHVGRNQAALDGYVERVVLGYLERHGLGADLRRGQDGVDFDGLRAEREAKATTKDQLATLLRTGVLDMAAVERESAVLTAEIDAIDRRLADAVASPPALALLAGEDDPAALDTDKLVERWLAASPDLRGKIVNSLFEVVVNPVRKGVRNFDPDFVEINWR, encoded by the coding sequence GTGGATACGCTGGTAGCCATGCGGTGTGCCATTTACACGAGGATCTCCCGAGATCTGACCGGTGAGCAGGTCGGCGCTGATCGACAGCTCAAGGAGTGCCGTGAGCTTGCGGATTCCGGAGGGCACGAACTTGTTGCCACCTACCGCGACAACGACGTCAGTGCGTACTCGGGGCGTGCGCGACCTGATTTCGAGAAGCTGCTCGACGCCATGGCGGCGGGCGATTTCTCGGTGTTGATCGTTTGGCACATCGACCGGTTGTACCGCTCGATGAAGGATCTGGAGCGCATCATCGATGTGGCGGAGGGCGGTGGTATCCAGATTCAGACAGTCAGTTCTGGCGACTTGGACCTCTCCACCTCGGCCGGGCGGATGATCGGACGCATTCTCGGGTCGGTGGCGCGGCAGGAGTCGGAGCACCATGCCGAACGGCGCAAGTTGGCCAACAAGGAGCATGCTCTGGCCGGACGGTGGTGTTCGACCGGATCGCGGCCCTTCGGCTACGACAAGACCGGTGTACCCCTGGAGCCGGAAGCCACAATGCTGCGCCATGCGGCGACGGACGTCCTTGCGGGCAAGTCGCTGCATGCCGTTGCCCGCGAGTGGAACGCGTCAGGGGTGACGACGGTGCGTGGTGCGCAGTGGACGAACCTTCATGTCCGTCGGGTCCTGACCAACGCGCGACTCGCTGCGCTGCGGGTCCACCGTGGCGAGATCATCGGGCAGGGCGCATGGGAGCCGATCATCGACGAAGGTATCTGGCGAGGACTTTGGGCCTTCTTGCGTGACCCGGAACGGCGCAACGCGGTGGCGTTCGAGCGCAGGCACATGTTGTCCGGTATTGCCCGGTGTGGCCTGTGCAAGGGGCCGTTGTACGTCGCCCGCCCGCACGGTCGGGACCGGCCAGCGGCATACGTTTGTCGCCGCCCTGGTGCGCATGTGGGCCGCAATCAGGCGGCACTGGATGGTTATGTCGAGAGAGTGGTGCTCGGTTATCTGGAGCGCCACGGTTTAGGTGCGGACCTTCGTCGAGGCCAAGACGGTGTTGATTTCGACGGTTTGCGAGCTGAGCGGGAAGCCAAGGCTACGACTAAGGATCAGCTGGCCACGTTGCTCCGAACAGGGGTGCTCGACATGGCCGCAGTGGAACGCGAGTCTGCCGTGCTCACCGCCGAGATTGACGCGATCGACCGCCGCCTGGCCGATGCTGTAGCGAGCCCTCCGGCGCTCGCGCTGTTGGCCGGGGAAGATGACCCGGCCGCGTTGGACACCGACAAGCTGGTCGAGCGCTGGCTGGCCGCATCGCCCGACCTCAGAGGAAAAATCGTCAACTCCCTGTTCGAGGTGGTCGTGAACCCAGTCCGCAAGGGCGTGAGGAACTTCGATCCTGACTTCGTTGAGATCAACTGGCGCTGA
- a CDS encoding carboxylesterase/lipase family protein, translating into MSIGSCRRGLRVGAVVLALTAVVAVGCARSDGAASHPSVGARAVALNADVVRTGSGLVRGTVGPDHRLFQGIPYAAPPVGPLRWQSPAPMPAWPGVRDAVRRGPWCIQPDAADMDPISEDCLTLNVWTPTGSAAEPLPVMVWIHGGSFMRGAGDIYHAQRLAVRGRVVVVTINYRLGALGFLADPALGEPGNYGLADQQAALRWVRDNIDEFGGDPDKVTIAGESAGGMSVCDHLAAAGSAGLFRAAIIQSGPCQAQVEVPEAQRISREYTRSLGCGERGTAQQDPDEEIASCLRALPPDRLTKPLWYSRFGTDHLSGPVVGTELLPKDPVRVFRESPGEGGPAGKPVLLGVNRDEFTMFVALRYLRVGQEITAAEYPDELGDTFGRDSAAAVAEHYPPARFDGNISLAYAAAATDDIFACLADRMARGLAGGAPVYGYEFDDPHAPAPELYDQVPFPIGATHSLEMRYLFDIGGAPPLNPAQRRLSDQMVEYWTGFVVTGAPIAVDQPDWPAIGTGPDRRWMSLRTDGSRMISDYAAEHQCDFWATVRG; encoded by the coding sequence ATGTCGATCGGATCGTGCCGCCGGGGCCTGCGGGTCGGCGCTGTCGTACTGGCGCTGACCGCGGTGGTGGCGGTCGGGTGCGCCCGCTCCGACGGGGCGGCGTCCCACCCGAGCGTGGGTGCCCGCGCGGTCGCGCTCAACGCCGACGTGGTGCGGACCGGCTCCGGCCTGGTGAGGGGAACAGTCGGCCCGGATCACCGCCTGTTCCAAGGGATCCCGTACGCCGCGCCGCCGGTCGGGCCGCTGCGGTGGCAGTCGCCGGCGCCGATGCCGGCGTGGCCGGGTGTGCGTGACGCGGTCAGGCGCGGGCCGTGGTGCATTCAGCCGGATGCCGCCGACATGGATCCGATCAGCGAAGACTGCCTGACGCTCAACGTGTGGACGCCGACCGGCTCGGCCGCCGAGCCGCTGCCGGTCATGGTGTGGATCCACGGCGGCAGTTTCATGCGGGGGGCCGGCGACATCTACCACGCGCAACGGCTTGCCGTCCGCGGACGTGTCGTCGTCGTCACCATCAACTACCGGCTCGGTGCGCTTGGATTCCTGGCTGATCCCGCGCTGGGGGAGCCCGGCAATTACGGGCTGGCCGACCAGCAGGCGGCGCTGCGTTGGGTTCGCGACAATATCGACGAGTTCGGCGGCGACCCGGACAAGGTGACGATCGCCGGGGAGTCCGCCGGCGGGATGTCGGTCTGCGACCACCTGGCCGCCGCGGGCTCGGCTGGGCTGTTCCGGGCCGCGATCATCCAGAGCGGGCCGTGCCAGGCCCAGGTCGAGGTGCCCGAGGCGCAGCGGATCAGCCGCGAATACACCCGGTCCCTGGGGTGCGGCGAGCGGGGTACGGCCCAGCAGGATCCCGACGAGGAGATCGCGTCGTGCCTGCGGGCATTGCCACCCGATCGGCTGACCAAACCGCTGTGGTACTCGCGGTTCGGCACGGATCACCTCAGTGGACCGGTGGTAGGAACCGAGCTGCTACCCAAGGATCCGGTGCGGGTGTTCCGGGAGTCCCCGGGTGAGGGCGGCCCGGCGGGCAAGCCGGTGTTGCTCGGCGTCAACCGTGACGAGTTCACCATGTTCGTCGCGCTGCGGTATCTGCGCGTCGGCCAGGAGATCACCGCCGCGGAATACCCCGACGAACTGGGCGACACGTTCGGCCGCGACTCCGCCGCCGCGGTGGCCGAGCACTATCCGCCGGCCCGGTTCGACGGCAACATCTCGCTGGCCTATGCGGCCGCAGCGACCGACGACATCTTCGCCTGCCTGGCCGACCGGATGGCCCGCGGCCTGGCCGGCGGCGCGCCCGTCTACGGCTACGAATTCGACGACCCGCACGCCCCGGCCCCGGAGTTGTACGACCAGGTGCCGTTCCCGATCGGAGCCACCCATTCACTCGAGATGCGCTATCTCTTCGACATCGGCGGCGCCCCGCCACTGAACCCCGCCCAGCGCCGGTTGTCCGATCAGATGGTCGAGTACTGGACCGGGTTCGTGGTGACCGGTGCGCCGATCGCCGTCGACCAACCTGACTGGCCAGCGATCGGGACCGGGCCGGACCGGCGGTGGATGTCACTGCGGACCGACGGCAGCCGGATGATCAGCGACTACGCCGCCGAGCACCAGTGCGACTTCTGGGCGACCGTGCGCGGCTGA
- a CDS encoding cytochrome P450, whose translation MSTPIIDQAARVFVDPSAYADEPRLHAALTHLRAHAPVSLVDHRPYRPFWAITRHADIMEIERDNQLWINAPRPVLAPADADDLQRSLLESGMGLRTLIHMDDPQHHKMRTIVSDWFRPKAMRMLKTRIDELALQYVEKMVQLGPECDFVQEVAVNYPLFVILSLLGLPESDFGRMLRLTQELFGGDDEEYRRGLTPEEQLPVLLDFFSYFGALTAARRAQPTEDLASTIANATIDGAPLSDVDTASYYVIIATAGHDTTSAAISGGLRALIEHPDQRERLRGDLRLMPTAVEEIIRWVTPVKEFMRTATADTEVRGVPIAAGESVYLSYVSANRDEDVFDDPFAFDVGRDPNKHLAFGHGVHFCVGSALARMEISSFFSALLPRLEAIELAGEPQLVSTTFVGGLKHLPIRYRLRP comes from the coding sequence ATGAGCACACCGATAATCGACCAGGCCGCCCGGGTGTTCGTCGACCCCAGCGCCTATGCCGACGAGCCTCGGTTGCACGCGGCGCTGACCCACCTCCGCGCACACGCACCGGTGTCCCTGGTCGACCATCGGCCCTACCGCCCGTTCTGGGCCATCACCCGGCACGCCGACATCATGGAGATCGAACGCGACAACCAGCTGTGGATCAACGCGCCGCGCCCAGTGCTGGCACCCGCCGACGCCGACGACCTGCAGCGCTCCCTACTGGAGTCCGGGATGGGGCTGCGCACGCTCATCCACATGGACGATCCGCAGCACCACAAGATGCGCACAATCGTCTCAGATTGGTTCCGCCCCAAGGCGATGCGGATGCTCAAGACCCGCATCGACGAGCTCGCCCTGCAATACGTCGAGAAGATGGTGCAGCTCGGCCCGGAGTGCGACTTCGTCCAGGAGGTCGCGGTCAACTACCCACTGTTCGTCATTTTGTCGCTGCTGGGCCTACCGGAATCGGATTTCGGCCGGATGCTGCGGCTGACCCAGGAACTGTTCGGCGGCGACGACGAGGAGTACCGCCGCGGCTTGACTCCCGAGGAGCAGCTGCCGGTGCTGCTCGACTTCTTCTCCTACTTCGGGGCGCTGACCGCGGCGCGGCGAGCACAACCCACCGAGGACCTGGCCTCCACGATCGCCAACGCGACCATCGACGGCGCACCGCTGTCGGATGTGGACACCGCTTCCTACTACGTCATCATCGCCACCGCCGGCCACGACACCACCAGCGCAGCGATCAGTGGCGGCCTGCGCGCGCTGATCGAACACCCCGATCAGCGGGAGCGGCTCCGCGGCGACCTGCGCCTGATGCCGACCGCCGTCGAAGAGATCATCCGCTGGGTGACGCCGGTCAAGGAGTTCATGCGCACCGCCACCGCCGACACCGAGGTGCGCGGGGTCCCGATCGCCGCGGGCGAATCGGTCTATCTGTCCTACGTTTCGGCCAACCGCGACGAGGACGTGTTCGACGACCCGTTCGCCTTCGACGTCGGGCGCGACCCGAACAAGCATCTGGCGTTCGGACATGGCGTGCACTTCTGTGTGGGATCCGCCTTGGCGCGCATGGAGATCAGCAGTTTCTTCAGCGCCTTGTTGCCGCGGCTGGAAGCCATCGAACTGGCCGGAGAGCCGCAGCTGGTGTCGACGACGTTCGTCGGCGGCCTCAAGCACCTGCCGATCCGCTACCGGCTGAGGCCCTGA
- the mftG gene encoding mycofactocin dehydrogenase MftG has product MTVPVIHSDVLVVGAGSAGSIVAALLSADPACTVTVVETGPGLEDPIVEAQTANATQLPIGAASRLVHRYRAELISGSDKALTIVRGATFGGSGAVNGGYFCRGLPADFAGYPAGWSWPQVLESFRAVETDLDFHGPQHGDSGPIPVRRVHEMSDGSKRFNEAVQRAGFGWIDDLNDASMTTVSGAGAVPLNVTADGVRTGPGAAYLRPALSRDNLTVLTQTRAVRVAIEADRAVAVDAIGREGPITLTADRIMLCAGAIGSSHLLMLSGVGEEAMLRDAGIPVRAALPVGAHCADHPEWLVAAEWPGTPGRPVLETVLHHDDLEIRPYSTGFATMVGEATAPDPPQIGVALMTPRARGRISLVSADPQVPPRIEHRYDTEPEDLVALRRGVDLVEQIVGVKDIGAEPRWSTSQHLCGSAPIGADDDQAAVLDAQCRVRGIDGLWVIDGSALPRITSRGPHATIAMLAHRTATLLCGQGLSR; this is encoded by the coding sequence TTGACCGTTCCGGTAATACACAGCGATGTCCTGGTGGTGGGCGCTGGAAGCGCGGGATCCATTGTGGCAGCCCTGCTCTCGGCGGATCCGGCATGCACGGTGACGGTGGTGGAAACTGGTCCCGGGCTGGAAGATCCGATCGTGGAAGCGCAGACCGCCAACGCGACGCAGTTGCCGATCGGCGCGGCCAGCCGGCTGGTGCACCGCTACCGCGCCGAGCTCATCAGCGGCTCTGACAAGGCGCTGACGATCGTCCGGGGCGCGACTTTCGGCGGCTCCGGCGCGGTCAACGGGGGGTATTTCTGCCGAGGTCTCCCAGCCGACTTCGCCGGCTACCCGGCGGGTTGGTCGTGGCCGCAAGTGCTGGAGTCTTTTCGCGCGGTTGAGACCGATCTTGACTTCCACGGCCCTCAGCACGGCGACTCCGGCCCGATACCCGTCCGGCGCGTCCATGAAATGAGCGATGGCTCAAAGCGATTCAATGAAGCCGTGCAGCGGGCGGGGTTCGGCTGGATCGACGATCTCAACGACGCGTCGATGACGACGGTTTCCGGCGCCGGCGCCGTTCCGCTCAACGTCACTGCCGACGGCGTGCGTACCGGCCCGGGCGCGGCATACCTGCGGCCCGCGCTGTCGCGGGACAACCTGACGGTGCTCACCCAGACCCGGGCGGTCCGCGTCGCCATCGAAGCCGATCGGGCCGTGGCAGTGGACGCGATCGGGCGGGAAGGCCCGATCACGCTGACAGCGGATCGAATCATGTTGTGCGCCGGTGCGATCGGATCATCGCATCTGTTGATGCTGTCCGGTGTCGGTGAGGAGGCAATGCTGCGCGATGCCGGTATCCCGGTACGGGCTGCGCTACCGGTCGGTGCGCACTGTGCGGACCACCCGGAGTGGCTGGTGGCAGCGGAATGGCCGGGCACGCCGGGGCGCCCCGTGCTGGAGACGGTGCTGCACCATGACGACTTGGAAATCCGGCCATACAGCACGGGTTTCGCCACGATGGTCGGCGAAGCGACGGCGCCCGATCCACCGCAGATCGGGGTGGCGCTGATGACGCCGCGGGCCCGCGGCCGGATAAGTCTGGTCTCGGCGGACCCGCAGGTGCCGCCGCGGATCGAACACCGCTACGACACCGAGCCGGAAGACCTGGTGGCGTTGCGCCGCGGAGTGGACCTGGTCGAGCAGATTGTGGGCGTGAAAGACATTGGTGCAGAGCCGCGTTGGTCGACCTCGCAGCACCTCTGCGGTAGCGCGCCCATCGGCGCTGACGACGACCAGGCTGCGGTGCTCGACGCGCAGTGCCGGGTGCGCGGCATCGACGGGCTGTGGGTGATCGACGGCTCGGCGCTGCCGCGGATCACCAGTCGTGGCCCGCACGCGACGATCGCGATGCTGGCGCACCGAACCGCGACACTGCTCTGCGGTCAGGGCCTCAGCCGGTAG
- the mftF gene encoding mycofactocin biosynthesis glycosyltransferase MftF (Members of this protein family, MftF, are glycosyltransferases, members of PF00535 (glycosyl transferase family 2). The encoding gene is found as part of the mycofactocin cassette, in Mycobacterium tuberculosis, many other Actinobacteria, and occasional members of other lineages. Mycofactocin itself, a putative redox carrier, is a heavily modified derivative of the C-terminal Val-Tyr dipeptide of the mycofactocin precursor MftA (TIGR03969).), translated as MTAARLPDGFAVQVDRKVRVLGRGSTLLGGSPTRLLRLAPAAQGMLSDGRLEVRDAVSAQLARTLLDATVAHPRPAGGPSYRDVTVVIPVRDNIIGLQRLIAALRGLRVVVVDDGSQVPIRQEDLTAAHCCEVQVLRHPESRGPAAARNTGLAACTTDFVAFLDSDVVPRRGWLEALLGHFCDPAVALVAPRIVSMADSGHLIARYEAIRSSLDLGGCEAPVVPYSKVAYVPSAAIICRSTTLRELGGFDEALRSGEDVDLCWRLVDAGSRLRYEPIAQVAHDHRVELRDWVARKAFYGGSAAPLSARHPDKTAPMVISGWALAGWALMALGSALGYLVSLAIAALTGCRIAKSMRGPDTAPADVLMVTLRGLASAGLQIASALCRHYWPVALLAALVSQRCRRALLLAAVADGVVDWLRHARSEDDSRPLGLPAYLLLKRVDDLAYGAGLWSGVVRERNLAALKPQIRS; from the coding sequence ATGACCGCGGCCCGGTTGCCGGACGGCTTCGCCGTGCAGGTCGACCGGAAGGTGCGGGTTCTGGGACGCGGATCCACCCTGTTGGGCGGTTCGCCGACCCGGCTGCTGCGGCTGGCGCCGGCCGCCCAGGGAATGTTGTCGGACGGCCGCCTGGAAGTACGCGACGCCGTCAGCGCACAACTGGCCCGCACCCTGCTCGACGCCACCGTGGCCCACCCGCGCCCGGCCGGCGGGCCATCGTATCGGGACGTGACGGTGGTTATTCCGGTGCGCGACAATATCATCGGACTGCAACGGTTGATAGCGGCGCTGCGCGGTCTGCGTGTGGTGGTGGTGGATGACGGGTCACAGGTCCCGATCCGCCAGGAGGATCTGACCGCAGCGCACTGCTGCGAGGTACAGGTGCTGCGCCATCCGGAGAGTCGGGGGCCGGCGGCCGCGCGCAACACCGGGTTGGCGGCCTGCACGACGGACTTCGTGGCCTTCCTGGATTCCGACGTGGTGCCGCGCCGGGGCTGGCTGGAGGCACTGCTGGGGCACTTCTGCGACCCGGCCGTGGCACTGGTAGCCCCTCGGATCGTCAGTATGGCCGACAGCGGACACCTCATCGCGCGATACGAGGCGATCCGTTCGTCGCTGGACCTGGGCGGCTGCGAGGCGCCGGTGGTTCCCTACAGCAAGGTTGCCTACGTCCCCAGCGCGGCGATCATCTGCCGCTCCACGACGCTACGGGAGCTCGGCGGCTTCGACGAGGCGCTGCGTTCCGGCGAAGACGTCGACCTGTGCTGGCGGTTGGTGGACGCGGGCAGCAGGCTGCGCTACGAGCCGATTGCGCAGGTCGCCCACGACCACCGGGTGGAGCTACGGGATTGGGTGGCGCGCAAGGCCTTTTACGGTGGATCGGCGGCACCGCTGTCGGCCCGCCACCCGGACAAGACCGCGCCCATGGTGATCTCGGGCTGGGCGCTGGCCGGTTGGGCGCTGATGGCGCTCGGCTCGGCGCTGGGCTATCTGGTCTCGTTGGCGATCGCCGCGCTGACCGGGTGCCGGATTGCCAAGTCCATGCGGGGCCCAGACACCGCGCCGGCAGACGTACTGATGGTGACGTTGCGTGGACTGGCGAGCGCCGGGCTGCAGATCGCCTCGGCCCTGTGCCGGCACTACTGGCCCGTCGCACTGCTGGCCGCCTTGGTTTCACAGCGATGCCGCCGGGCACTGCTGCTGGCGGCGGTCGCCGACGGGGTGGTGGATTGGCTACGGCACGCGCGCAGTGAGGACGATTCCCGCCCACTGGGGCTGCCGGCCTACCTGCTGCTGAAGCGGGTCGACGATCTGGCATACGGCGCCGGCCTGTGGAGCGGCGTGGTGCGGGAACGCAACCTCGCTGCACTCAAGCCGCAGATCCGCAGCTAG
- the mftE gene encoding mycofactocin biosynthesis peptidyl-dipeptidase MftE: MAVGGELGSSTSNELQNQLQSRLPGRGMGLLVPVGSTEQHGPHLPLDTDTRVAQALAQELAQRLAGAGTGHGWAVAPAIAYGASGEHQSFAGTISIGTEVLIQLLLEYGRSACCWAQRVVFVNGHGGNVPAVVEAVGRLRFEGRDVAWLPCAAPGADAHAGHTETSLLLHLSPDSVRFDRARPGNSAPLAQLLPAMRAGGVAAVSAVGVLGDPTTATAGEGQRLFGEMADAGLTALDAWAPGPDGMLR, encoded by the coding sequence ATGGCGGTTGGCGGCGAGCTCGGTAGTTCGACCTCGAACGAGCTGCAGAACCAACTACAGAGCCGGCTGCCGGGGCGGGGGATGGGGCTTCTGGTCCCGGTCGGGTCGACCGAGCAGCACGGTCCGCACCTACCGCTGGACACCGATACCCGGGTCGCGCAAGCACTCGCCCAGGAGCTGGCGCAGCGGTTGGCGGGAGCCGGGACGGGACACGGCTGGGCGGTCGCGCCGGCCATTGCCTACGGCGCCAGCGGCGAGCATCAGAGCTTTGCCGGAACCATCTCGATCGGCACCGAGGTGCTGATCCAGCTGTTGCTGGAGTACGGCCGTTCCGCCTGTTGCTGGGCGCAGCGCGTGGTCTTCGTCAACGGCCACGGCGGCAATGTGCCCGCGGTGGTCGAGGCGGTAGGCCGGCTGCGGTTCGAAGGCCGCGACGTCGCCTGGCTACCGTGTGCCGCCCCGGGTGCTGATGCCCACGCGGGGCACACCGAAACGTCTCTGCTGCTTCATCTTTCGCCCGACAGTGTGAGATTCGACCGGGCGCGGCCGGGTAACAGCGCTCCGTTGGCGCAGTTGCTGCCCGCGATGCGCGCCGGCGGTGTCGCCGCCGTGAGCGCCGTCGGGGTGCTCGGCGACCCGACCACCGCCACCGCCGGCGAAGGGCAGCGGCTCTTCGGCGAGATGGCCGACGCCGGCCTGACGGCCCTTGACGCCTGGGCGCCCGGGCCGGACGGGATGCTGCGATGA
- the mftD gene encoding pre-mycofactocin synthase MftD (MftD, an enzyme found in the mycofactocin biosynthesis locus, performs an oxidative deamination of 3-amino-5-[(p-hydroxyphenyl)methyl]-4,4-dimethyl-2-pyrrolidinone (AHDP). The resulting compound, now called pre-mycofactocin (PMFT), is a biologically active redox cofactor that can oxidize the non-exchangeable NADH of TIGR03971 family SDR-type oxidoreductases.), translated as MARDVWFETVAIAQERAKKRLPKSAYSALISASEKGLTVSDNVAAFSELGFAPHVVGAPASRELSTTVMGQEISMPVLISPTGVQAVDPDGEVAVARAAAARGTAMGLSSFASKPMEEVIAANPKTFFQIYWLGGRDAIAERVERARAAGAVGMIATTDWSFSHGRDWGSPTIPEKMDLKTMVKMMPEALTRPGWFLRWAKTMRPPSLRVPNQAGRGEPGPPFFQAYGEWMGTLPPTWEDIAWLRELWGGPFMLKGVMRVDDAKRAVDAGVSAISVSNHGGNNLDGTPAAIRALPAIAEAVGGQIEVLLDGGIRRGSDVVKAVALGARAVMIGRAYLWGLGAAGQSGVENVLDILRGGIDSALMGLGRASVHDLSADDILIPGGFARALGVPTADV; from the coding sequence ATGGCTCGTGATGTTTGGTTCGAAACCGTCGCTATTGCCCAGGAACGAGCCAAGAAGCGGCTCCCGAAGTCGGCGTACTCCGCGCTGATCTCGGCCAGCGAAAAGGGCCTGACGGTCAGCGACAACGTCGCGGCGTTCAGCGAACTGGGATTCGCCCCGCACGTGGTGGGTGCGCCGGCCAGCCGTGAGCTGTCCACAACCGTTATGGGGCAAGAGATCTCGATGCCGGTGCTGATATCGCCGACCGGTGTGCAGGCAGTCGACCCGGATGGCGAGGTAGCCGTCGCACGGGCGGCGGCCGCGCGCGGTACTGCGATGGGTCTCTCGTCGTTTGCCAGCAAACCGATGGAAGAGGTGATCGCAGCCAACCCCAAGACCTTCTTTCAGATCTACTGGCTGGGGGGACGCGACGCCATCGCCGAGCGGGTGGAGCGCGCCCGGGCAGCCGGAGCGGTCGGGATGATCGCGACCACCGACTGGAGCTTCTCGCATGGGCGGGACTGGGGCAGCCCCACCATCCCGGAGAAGATGGACCTCAAGACCATGGTCAAGATGATGCCGGAGGCTCTCACCAGGCCGGGATGGTTCCTGCGGTGGGCCAAGACCATGCGCCCGCCGAGCCTGCGGGTGCCCAACCAGGCCGGTCGCGGCGAACCCGGGCCGCCGTTCTTCCAAGCCTACGGGGAATGGATGGGCACCCTGCCGCCCACCTGGGAAGACATCGCCTGGCTGCGCGAGTTGTGGGGTGGGCCGTTCATGCTCAAGGGCGTGATGCGGGTGGACGACGCGAAACGGGCTGTGGATGCCGGTGTTTCGGCGATCTCAGTCTCCAATCACGGCGGCAACAACCTGGACGGCACCCCTGCGGCGATCCGGGCTCTCCCGGCCATCGCCGAGGCGGTGGGCGGCCAGATCGAGGTGTTGCTGGACGGTGGTATCCGGCGCGGCAGCGACGTCGTCAAGGCGGTGGCGCTGGGGGCGCGCGCGGTGATGATCGGACGCGCCTACCTGTGGGGTCTGGGCGCCGCCGGACAGTCCGGGGTGGAGAACGTCCTGGACATCCTTCGGGGCGGCATCGACTCGGCCCTGATGGGCCTCGGCCGGGCCTCGGTGCACGATCTGTCGGCGGACGACATTCTGATTCCGGGTGGATTCGCCCGGGCGCTCGGGGTGCCCACCGCCGACGTCTAG